The Neomonachus schauinslandi chromosome 11, ASM220157v2, whole genome shotgun sequence genomic sequence TTCCACATTCTGCCTCTTGGAAAGCAGCTGCCACATTAGAAGAGATCATCAAGAGACTGCTATGCTGTGACAAGCTCAAGCCACCAGAAGGGGCCCTGGAGGATGAGTGGGCATGTAGCAAGAGACTCCAAGGACCACTGAAACATCAGATATGCAAGTGAAGACACCATCTTGGAAGTAGATCCTCTCGGTCCAGCTACCAAAACCAATGCCATGACGATCAGGCACAAACTGTCCAGCCAAATCCTTCCTGACTTCCTGACCTACATAATCATgagcaaaattaaaaaggctgtttttaagccactgaaccttgggattgtttgttacacagcaatagataaccacaACACTTTCTCATGGACCCCTGGCCTCTGGAAGAGTCTTAGATCTgaggaatatttaaagaaatcctaGTTGAGCTAAGGTTGCCGAAGTATAAAGACAgggcaactgaggcccagaaaattTAAGTGGCTGTCCAGGGTAGCAGAGTTTATCAATCACATCGCCTTAGGCAACCAGAGGAAGAGGACTACAACACTGTCTTGGCTGCGCAGCCATTCTCCTACTTATGCTTTCAAGCTGCTTGACCAGAGCATAAATAATGAAGTAAATGGAGAACAAGGCTTCACGACTAGAAAAAAAGATGACCAATAATAGATATAGCGTATTTCAGTTCATCAAGGCCCTGTTTCTAATGTATCTGAACCTCTAGAAGTGAATAATgactttccccaaattagggtgTCTTTATTGGCCAGGAGAGTACACTTTGCTCTCCGTGGTGTCAGGGGAAGGGCTGTGGAGGATGCCCAGACTCAGCTGGCTATGGAGGCAGCTGCAGCTGATGGAGTCAGTGTAAGAGGTGTGAAGAAGCAGAAACAGGCTGGTGACTGAACTCTGTTCTTAACAGTTCCTTCAAAGGTCGACAAAAAGCAGTTTGCACCATCTCCTCAAAAGAGCTACAGAATGAAAGACAACTCAAATCCTGAATTTAAGAGTAGCAAATTTCAAGTTGTCCCATTCAACAGTCTGGATGCACACTCCTCAATATAAAGATCCTATAAACACGGGGCTGCATGAAGAGGCCAGTGCTTTGTGGCATCACTTCTGCACAGAGGAAGAACACATTCTACCTTACTCAAAAGTCCCGCATTCCCTATGCTGTCAGTGCCCCTTCTAACACAACCCTTTCCACCAGACTCTGGAAATCCTTTTCATTGAAAACATAACccactgtattttataaaacattccaCATCAAGCTTTTCATTGCAATCAGGCTCTTCTCTGAGGACAATGCTTCCCCCACAGTGTCATCTAGGAAAATCCATGTGTTCTCCCACACCCTCTGCATCTTCACCATGGATATTCCATAGGCACTCAAATTCAATATGCTCCTAATTGGATTTATCCAACTTCCCCCATGCTAAACTTGTTATTTTGTATCTTTGCTTCATTTGATTGTCTGCCCATTCATGCTAGGAATATAGAAGTTATCTTTGACTTCTCTTTGCCCCTCACCTCCAACCCACAACCAGTGACAAATTACTAGATTTCCCCTCacctatatttttaaagcttatgCTGCTTTCCATTCTACCACACCCCTAGTGTAGACATTCAACAGTGGCCTAACTGGCTCAATTCCAACCCAGTCCCCTCAAATTCAGACTCCCTGGCAGCCAGAAATCTCCCTCTGAAATACAGTTTCCTCATTGTTTAAATTCTTCAATGGCCACTCTGCCTAGAGGATGAAGCCCAAGCTCCTTAACACTGTGAACTAGATCCTCTATTATCAAATCCCATTTCTTTAGTATAGGATTACACCTCTTACTTCCTCACTCTGTGGACTGTAGCTGCATGCCTTTGCCAAAGCTTTCCCCTCCTGTCTGGGTGCTCACCACCTCTCCATCCTCTCCCAAACTTCCCTTATCATCTCCCATCACTGTTCAGATAGTCCAGGTGTCCTGGATGCTAGAAAGCCATTCCTGACCTTGCCCTTCATCTTTCACACTCACAGATTAGATTCCCTGCCCCTATTTCTGTGAGAGACCTGGATAACTTCCATCACTGTGTCTCTAGTCCCTTACACAATACTCATTACCAATGTAGTTCAAAGAAATGATGATTTACTCGTTCTTTGTTTCTTGAGCACCAAACATGAAGCCTGGCATTGTAGTAGATGCTTAAGAAATTTTCAGTGAATggattattaaattattatatggACTGAAGTCTCAGGGGATCAGTTTATACCAAAATATATCAGTAATCTATTGTTGTGTAACAATATTTCAACCAATGGCTCaaaacaatacacatttgttGTCTTACAGTTTCTCTGGGTTAGGAATCCAAGCACAGCTTGGCTGGGTCTTCTGCCCCAGGGTTTCACAAGGCAGCCATTAAGATGTTGGCcagggctgtggtctcatctgagGCTTGACTGGAACAGGATCTGCTTTCAAgctcatgtggttgttggcagcATTCATGTTCTTGTGGACTGTTGGACCAAGGGCCTCACTGGGCTGACAGCTGGGGGTCACTCTCAGTCCTTCCATATGGGCCTTTTCAACATggccagaaagggagagagtctcTTAGGAAGACAGACATTATCATCCTATGTAATGTAATTGTAGAAGCCATGTCCCATCCCCTTTGCTGTATTAAATTGGTTAGAAACAAGTCACAGCTCCCACCTGCACCTAAGGGGTTGGGAGGTTACACAAGGGCATGAAAACCAGGTGGTGGGAATCCCAGGGGCCATCTTGGAGTCTGTCTGCCACACAAAGATACAGTTTTGAGAGAAGTCACCAGAAAGGCTGTGTGGCTAAAACAGCCAGGAGAGGACTGAGAATAGCAAGagtatgttaaatatattaaaaaggagTATGCTTATGTGTGAAACCTACCACACgatcttaaatacatttttttctttttgtgaaaattACTTTTAGGTTACTAGAGAGTTctacaattaataaaaaaaaaattctgtaaagcaTAGCTCAGGGTTTGGGGgcaaatgttaaatttaaaacattgacCATTTTCTACTTGTACATTACTTTAGCATCATTATTTTTGTAACTGGCTCTTTAGATCAGTGAGAATCttcttaaatcatttatttttcatccattttaaaggGTGTTTGGGGCTCAGAATGCAGAGCTTTATTTAATATACCTCAATAATTTATAGCCAACAATACATAAGGGAAATGTCAACctcataaaaactaaaatctgaaAAGTGAGAAATGTTCAAACTTtcctcagagaaagagaaatttatgaaaataaggCAAGTCAAGGAagtatattaaaacatttcaaaatataaagaatgtgCTTAATGCATCAGCAATTCTTTGATGTGTCCCTATGGACTATGCCACATCCATAACAGACCTGGCAGCCTGTGACTAAGTTATGACCAGGCTAGTTGTTCTTCAGCCACATCAGCACTGAATGTGGCCAGTGACACGGCAGTCACTTCAGGGCAAAGCTGTGTCTCAAGGCCTTCCTGTACTCTCCCTTCAAAGGGCTTCAAtcctttttataaatgttctgttttccttcagaGTGGCTCTCGGCTCTCTCTGACTCAGGGTTAATCACAACCACATGAAGAAGGCCCCAAATGCCGCTAAAGTAACATGACAAatgagggggaaagaaaaaaaaaaaaaaagcttttgactTTCCACCAAAACATAAAGCTATTAGCAATCATCTGCCAAGACGTGGGGAGCAGGTCgacctgccccccccaaaagccAAAGAGGTCAAGTTCTCCACAGTGAACAGGGCCTCTCAGACCTCCCCTCCCCTTAGTTCTGTGCTAAGAGAATAAGGAGAGAATTTTCCAGCAAACTTTTAAGCCTCTATGTAATTTCTGAGTATAGCCATTATCTACAGTTACATTTTCAGGGTTTACCCAATGAAACTCAACAGTACTCTGGGGATTGCCCTGGGAAAGTATCCTTCCTCAAGGGCAGGACCAGCCTGGAGAGGGTACGACTAAAGCCTGGGTAAGGGTATACAATGCAGCagaggggacttttttttttttttcacgtagGCTGCTCGTTTATTAGCACTGGTGACGCAACATAACGGTTTCCAGTGAAGATGCTGAGCTGTGTGGATCTGGCAGAGCAAAGTGAGGCTCAGATGGGGGAGTGGTGCGCTCCTCTATTTCTTCCACTCGTTCTTGTCGTAGTCCCACTTGGCTGAGAAGCCCTGAATCGGGCTGACCTTCATGTTGAGCATCCTCTTGGTCTGCTTGGCCACCCAATCCTCTTCAAAGGTGTGCGGGATGGGGCCGTACACATAGTGCTTCTCCCAAATCAGAATGAGAGCAGTGAAGCTGAGGAAGAACATGGCGGTGCCCACAACTGTCTTCCATTCATTCGTGCTCCTGTTCATTTCAGCAAAGCTTTCGTTGAACTTCATGTGGTACAACTCAACTTTTTCATCAATGGAGAGCCTGCTCCAGGGAGTCTTCTCCTCTTTCAAGGCCTTCTGGCTAGCAGAGAGGTTCTTGACGTGGGCCACATCAGGCAGGGGATAGTCATGCCGGTCGATGTAACTCGGGAGAGCACAGTCTTCACTCTTCACGATGCTTCCATGTGCTCGTACACACACTGAGGTGGAAACTGCTCGCTTGCCAATTAGGCTAAACACTCTCATAGCCAACATTCTGCCGCTGCCACCCGCCGCTGCCCGCCGCGACTGCCCTCTGTGCCCCGGCTGCCCGTGACCGGATGGAGGGGACTTTTATATGAAGCCCACAAAACCACCAGCACTGGTGCTGGACTGTTTGATGCTGAGCTCCAATTAAGTatcaggaatttaaaaaagagcACGGGACAAAGGTTTTAGGATCAGAACAATCATCACTTACTAGCAGGGTGGgttgtttcatttctctgagcctccactttCTCCCCGGGAAATTGCCTATTTCCTAGACTGGTAGCCTGAGGCCAGGTTCACACATCTCTGAGCATATCTGGCTGGTGAACTTAGGGGAGGGCAGTCTGTCAGATATCTATGTGTGAGAGATTAGGGGGCTTTCAGCAACCGAGCTGATCTAAATGCAGGAGAGGGCCAGGGTCAGTGAGTAGAGGCTGCACAGATCCATCCACATCCTGGACATCTGGGCTTGGGCCTGCGCCCAGGGAAGAGAAGGCCATCATGGAAAAAGCAAAGGAGCTTTTTCGTTGGAGGGCTCTGGGCACGACATGGGGGTGTAAGAAAGCTGCTCTGGTATCTCCAAAGTATGACAAGGAACCTGAGAAAGGAGCAAACATCCCCCTTGTGTGGAACAATATGGCCTTATTGTAATATAGGCTCCAAGGAACACAGAATATTTGGTACCCGGGGGAGGCATTCAGCCAAACTCGGCACATAGTAATTGAGCGCCAATCTTCTGTCACATATACAGAGACCGCACCTGAGGCAGAAGGCACCAGAGGCCAAGACAGAGGCGCAGAGTTGGACTCAAAGCAAGTGCAGGTGGGGCGACAGGAGAGGAGATAACCCCCCAGGGACCCTCAAGTACTTGAGCGGAATTCCACTATGAGTAAGAGCAAAGAGCATACGGGTGGGGACGAGAGTCACTAAGACCACTACTGTGAGTATGACCCTCACTGCTATAATGCAAGCAGGCAGGCTAGGGAGAACTGggttaaaagtttgaaaaatgttttataaacccAGATCGCACAAAATTCTCTTTAAAGCAAAccaggagaaagggaagataTTCCTTCAATGACTATGCAGCAAGAAACTGCTTCTATCATCAGACCAAGCTAAAACATGCTCATTAAATTTCCCTTTGGTGACAGGTTGTGGTTCTTTCCCGCTTATCTACTCAGGGCTTCCTCATTCACCCAGGACCCATGCAAACCCTGCCTCTCTCGGGTAGGGAAGGGGGCTGCGCAAGGCATCTGTTCAGATTAGGCACGAGATGGAAAATCAAGTCACATTTCATAAAAACCAACTCCTGAGAAATAGCAAATCTGCTCCCCGCAGCTCACGCGTTCTTTAAACTCCATTTTAATGATCAGGGTTGCAAAGGAAAAGTCCTTGTCTTCATTACCTTCAAAACCTGAAGTTCAGGTTTTCTTCCATCTGAAATTGCTTTATTGACTTGACTTGCAGCAATTCCCTTAGGTAGGTATCACCCGCAGATGCAATTCAGCTAAGGATTGGATTCGATTACTGCCAGGTAAACAACTTACTACCCACACAGACTCTGTCCCAAATAAAATCCCCACGTTATTGAATTGAATACTTCTCTATGAAGGGACGCTGAAAAGACCCTCTCGCCAGAAAGTGCACCTGGATGCCATGTTGAAAGTTGCCTGGTTCATGGAGCTGCATGGACATTGCACCTGGAAAGCCTGTGAAGTGTAGGGTAGCAGGCAAGCTTGGCCCTTGACGCTACATCACAATTACCTTGCAGGAGGACAATCGTGCTACACACCACTATGTAACGTGCCTCAAGACTATTTATACCTCCAGACCTCGCTATTCCATTTGTAGGAATTTGTACTGAGAATGCAGTGACTGTAGGAAAGTTCGATGGTGTTCACTGCAATGTTGGCGATGGGGTGATAAAACAGAAGTAAACCAGTGTTCAGCGATAGCAACTGCTTAAATAAACTGGCCAAATATTCTACAAGTACGTTCAGacattgacaaaaatacaacAGAGAGTATATACTAACAAGGAGGAATGGCTCCTCTGTAATGAGCAAAGCAAACAATGAAATAGTTTGTGCCATCATAGAAAAACTttaggttaggggcgcctgggtggctcagttgttgagcgtctgctttcggctcaggtcatgatcccagggtcctgggattgagtcctgcatcgggctccttgctcagcagggagcctgcttctccctctgcctgccattctccctgcttgtgctctctctctctgacaaataaataaataaaatctttaaaaaaacaaaaaactttaggTTATAAAACATACGCATTTGTACACAGAAAAAAGACCCAAAGGATAgataacaaaatgttaatagtatttatttttaggtgGTTGTTTAATGGGTAATTtccattctcctcttttttttttttttaagtaggctccatgcccagagtggagcccaacatgggacatgaactcacgaccctgagatcaagacctgagtggagatcaagagtcagacgcccaaaagactgagcaacccaggggcccctccattCTCCTCTTCTGATGTCTGAGTTGGTAAATTTTCAACAATAAgcacaaattacttttttaatgttaaaaatgaagtatttggTTAAAGTCAGGATTAGAAAAGAAGTGGAGGTAATAATCTCGCCCACTGTTTCACGATACATACAGTGAGGCTGTGTAGCTCAGGAAGCTGTCCTGGGGAAAAGGGAATTCTACCACCAATAAGGGAGAAGATTTTCCTAAATCGCTATTCACATGAACAGTATCtctaaattaaatttgtaatttaatgAATTACAAACTTATCAAAATCATCTCTAAGTTATTATGAAATGAGAGCCCCTCCAGAGGTGTAGTTCTTCAGGTTTTCTGGGTCACTTAAATGACTCTAGAAATATCTGATGAATGCCATCCATGCAATTCCTGGAAAAATGCACCTGAGCTCTAATAAACAGAAATCATGCCTGTTGGTTTAGGGAATCACAGGGACCCAAAATCGGTCTGTGAGTCCCTCACAATAGCGTGCTTTACGCTGTGCATTGTGACATGAAAACATGACATGACACAGAAAATGAGggaacaaagaagaataaaataacatgaaatatatCTCACATATATGATAGgtaatattttgtgaaatttttgtcttgtgaaattatttgtaatatctggataaatataaagaatatttaatgatataaatcacttgtgtgtgtgtgtgttttattgatcgtgatataaaatatatttatcaccaCGGGTTGGGGTTAAACAGCATGAAAGTGACTACCCTAGGAGCCCATTActccaggttaaaaaaatatCCTGCACTAGAAGGGAAAACAGCATCAGGGTGATTTAACCAAGCGTCTAACCATACTTTTCAGAGCAAAGAGGGGAAAGAGTGGAGTTTCTTAAACCTCTTATTAAAAATGATCTATTACTATTTAGAAAAAATAGGAGCTAAAAATTTGGGTCAGGACCTGAGCAAGTAGCTTTGGATTCTGATCTGGTCCACATCCCATGAACACATAAATGCTTTgtttaaattatgatttatttactACATTCACCTCTTTACTACTTTGATTCTGCGAAAGCAAATCACATCCAGCTTCAGGGAAGCTCCTTTTTTCTctcaggcattcattcattctctgtcTCATTCATTCCCCACCGCCCCAATCCGCCCCACAGTTCCCTCAGAACAAAGCAATGgctagaaatggaaaaattccacAGACTTGATTGAATCTGAGACACCCACACCAGCCACAAGGAGACAGATGTCTGCTTCGGACTATCTCCAGCTCATGTCAAATGCCTGAATCACATGGATCTTCCAGCAGAATGGTAATTTTGACACCTGTTTTGGCAGAGCCAGTGAATGGCCCTGTCAATGCCCCTTGCCAACAGGACAGACACATAGCTCTTTAGTTTTATGTTAAGTGATCGTAACTCTCTTAGTTCTGGCTCAGGGTAGTGCAGAGAAAGGCAGAAACTGGTGCCAGGTGGGGGGCCCTCAGTTAGATCCCTGCTCTTTTCCATGCTGTCTTGAATTCAGAGCTTCAGCACCCAGGCCACCACCATCTGTGGCAGGACAGCCCATGGAAACAAAAGCTGAGGCCAAGTTCACCTTCAGCGCTTTCAGCCCTCCCGTTCCCATCTCTGGGAGGCCTCCAAAGGGTATCTGGGAGAGGGAACATCATCCTGCATGAAATAAGTAGAACTCGGGGCATCACAAAGAGACACAGATAATTATTACTAACTCGTCACGTGTAAGGAGCGCTCTGCAAGGTACCTGAAGGCACATTACTTAGGCtaccatctggccctggcctggGAGTTTCAAAGGCATTTccaaataaaggaaaggaattttCAGGGAAGAAATTATCTAATGTCAGTAAGGATCAGGCCCCAAATGAATCACATTTTGAGGTGACGGTCAGGGAGCTGATCCTGcgatcttttgttttttaattgaggtaaaattcatataatgcaaaattaaccattttttttaaagatttttatttatttatttgagagagagagaatgaaagagagcacatgagaggggggagggtcagagggagaagcagactccctgccgagcagggagcccgaggcgggactcgatccagggactccaggatcgtgacctgagctgaaggcagtcgcttaaccagctgagccacccaggcacccgcaaaattaaccattttaaagtgtacaactcagtggcatCGAGTACAACATTCTGCAACCAACCACCAGCTCTATCAAGTTCCAAAACATCTGCATCACCCCAAAAGTAAACCCCAGTTACTCCCTATATCACAAGACCAAAAACAGATCTGAGGCTGTGAGGTCTGCCCTCCAAGGGTCTAAGCTGAGTGCAGGGTCAGGGCAGGAACTCCCTCATACTCCCCCATTGCTGTATCCTCAGCTCCAGAACAACACCTCACTCCCAGGAAaggctcagtaagtatttgctgaaggGATGCTGAATGATCGAGAACCAAACGGAATAGCAGACAACCTGACCTCCTTTGAAGCCAGTGAACTACTCACCCTCTCGTGCCCACTGCTGACACTGAGCCAGGCCATCAGTCTGGAATCCAGAGATCTGGGGGGGGCTGACACTTGGGTAAGCGTTAATAGGACAAGACTTGAGAATGAggtttactgagcactttctaAGTGACGGAAGCCTTACATTATCCCATTAATCCCCATGAGGACACCTGAAGCTTAGCAACGCAACTTGTGTGAGGTCACTGAGCTGGTCAGTGTCAGAGCCTCGGTGGGCAGCTGGGTACTACAGCCCAAAGCCCTTGCCTCTTGATTcggccattttacagatgaagagactaaGGCTCAGAGCACAGTCCTTTGCCAGTCCTGCAAAAGAGGTGGGAAGCCTGGGAATCGGAGAACCTAGAAGGCTCAGGATAGTTCAGTGGCAGGATGGGCGGGAGAGCTGCCAAAGGGACGGGTGGCTTTGCATCTGATTCCAAAAGAGAGAGTTCTCGTTCTTCCGTGATTCGGTCACAGGCCAGTTTCCATTTCCTGGTGATCAGGGCAAGACCCCATGCGGTGGGCCAGGAGGCCTTACTGGAAGGCAAACCTCATCTCTAAGGGATGCACAAAACCACTTACGCAAGGTGGTGAAGGAGTTTCAGATCACTTTCTAACCACTCAGACGCCCAATGTTTCAAAAGCTTTCACTGTTTCTGTCAAGAAGAATATTCTCGGAACAGATGACAATGCTGATCCACACAAATGGTGTTTTTTCCCTCCTCGACTTTTTAGAGTTCTaagttttgtctcttttccttggGGAAAGCAGAGGGCAGAGTAGTCGGTGTCTGATGTAACCTGCTTAAAAGTGACACATGACTGTCTGAGGCTCCGCAAGAACTGTCCGAGGCAGACACTGCTACGAGGCCCACTTTCAGACCGGGAACCTGAAACCCAGCCAGGTGTCCCCGCGGGCAGCTTGCACCTGGGAGGGCAGGAGCTGTGAGGATCCGTACACGTGAGCACTAGGAGAAGGAGGGTTCGGACTTCGAGGGATGCCAAGAACGATTCGGAATCATTTACACCATCACAGAGTGAATGCGACAGGAAATGGTTCTGTGACAACACTTACAATTGAATTCTCACCTCCCATCTGGCGTGGCCTGGAAGTAGAGATCCGCGGCTTGCTCAGTAAAGCCCAAGACGTTATTAATACCCTTTTTCTCAGGTTATCATCTTAAGTTATTTGTGAAGATTTtaagtgtcattttattttatttttaagtgtcatTTTACTCTTCCTAATGATTTTATTACACATAGGATGAGCAAGTCCTCAAGTAAAAAAAGTATGCtatgaaataaataacagaatcTAATGGAAAAATAGGATTCACTTTGCTTGTCTGttattattcaggaaaaaaaaaaagtggcacagTAAAAACAGTCAGCTCCTGTATTACGAGCCTTGCAGGGACCCATGTGTCCCAGTATAAGGACCGGGAGTAGAAAGTCACAAATCTCTCAAGTGCCCAGGCTGCTGCCCACCTCGGACACACAGAAACCTAATGAATACAGAACTTAAAAGATGAACTTTAATAGCCAGTATCTGTCCATGTCTATGAACTGTTCTCTGTCGGTCCATCTATTCGTCCATCCGTCCATCTATCGATCCATCCATCATCTGCTACACTGCTACCATGAAACATTCAAGACTGTGGACAAAACCTGCCTGGCCAGGTATCTTTGGCCCTCCTGTTCATCGATGGCTGTGAAAGCAAAGTTGACAGTCATGTGTCACTTTTAAGCAGGTTACAGGCTCGGTGTGCCCTGCGCCACTGGTGTCCCAGCCATGCCAGCCTGGGCTGAGGGGGCAACACAGCACAAGAGTGTagagtgtgggctctggggtctggctgcctgtgttcaaagcccagcctcctctcctcccagctccgcGCTCCTAAGCAAGCTACCTGACCTCTCAGCTCCTCCCTTCGTTCTGTGGTGGAACAAGGTGATGTTAATACCAACCTCCCAGAACAGGATTAAATAAATCAAGTAAGTGAGGTGTTCAAACAGTTCCTGGCACTTTCTGAGCACTCAGTAGTGTTATCACTCTGTCTCCTGCGGATCATTTTCTGTCTGGTCCTTTAACAGCAATCAAATTAGTATGGACTAATGCGTGCTATTCTGATAAATAGTAATCAAACGGTGCTATCTCCTCCACGTTACTTTTCCCAAACGCCATTAGAAGGATGGAGTAAGTCTTTAGAAACATACCacaattcatctttttttttcataattcacCCCCAACTTTGCAGTTTCTCTATTCATCTTACCGCAGGGCTTTAAATGACAGAACTTGTGACATTCCCAAAGCTAATAGGCAGATAATGTAACATAGTTAAAAAGccagtttaaaaagagaaactcttttattcaaagaaaaatttccttGAGTTGAGCCACTCCACTCACCTCAAagagaaaagcatatttttataacACGCCGGCCTATTTTAGCagagaggattaaataaaataaaggaatttatcCAGTCTGAATCCATCATcggggggaaaagaagaaatattatctCTCTCGTTTGAATtcatttgtgatatatttttgtAGCAAGAGGTATAAATAATGCATGACGGCATTTCAGAACCTCAGATTAATGCTCCAGTGTGTTCTATTCCCTTCTGCTCTGTAGTCACAATGTGTGTGACCCTGCATGGTAAGCAGTGAGGGTGGCGCCCAGGGGACTGTTTTCcagggggaagtgggaagggAGCGGTCTCCCCCAGGGCCCACCTGTGTCTGAGTGCACTTCCTTCCTCCCTACGCTACTCCTTCCCCCGGAGGAGCTCCCTCACCTGCCCAGCTGCTGAGGCTGGGTTGTGACCCACTGTGCCATCCCCACGAGAGGCTGGCATGGCTCACCCTGGAAAACGGCCACCTTGCCCCCTGCCTGGGAAAGTGAGGACAGCAGAGGGAAGGGCCCAAGGCTGGTTTGCCTACCGGAAGGGGGAAATGAGCTTCCTCCCAGCTGCTTTTTCGtcttaaagacttaaaaaatgcacaaattgTGATCTCCCTCATGCTAACATGCGCCCCCTTATTTCAcacatatttaaagaatacaTGAAAGCTTGAGACATTTTCCCTCAGAAACGTACCACCCTGCTAgtctctagaaataaaaaaaggaaaaagcttaCAAACGTGTTTTGTTGCTGCGCTCTCCCATCAAGTTTTAcagtccgtgtgtgtgtgtgtgtgtgtgtgtgtgtggtgaaaattggcaaagaaaagtACAGCACAAtgaaacaactaaaaacaaaTTAGTTTCTTATCTTCCct encodes the following:
- the LOC110586371 gene encoding cytochrome c oxidase subunit 4 isoform 1, mitochondrial-like isoform X2, which encodes MLAMRVFSLIGKRAVSTSVCVRAHGSIVKSEDCALPSYIDRHDYPLPDVAHVKNLSASQKALKEEKTPWSRLSIDEKVELYHMKFNESFAEMNRSTNEWKTVVGTAMFFLSFTALILIWEKHYVIGWPSRPRGCST
- the LOC110586371 gene encoding cytochrome c oxidase subunit 4 isoform 1, mitochondrial-like isoform X1, which encodes MLAMRVFSLIGKRAVSTSVCVRAHGSIVKSEDCALPSYIDRHDYPLPDVAHVKNLSASQKALKEEKTPWSRLSIDEKVELYHMKFNESFAEMNRSTNEWKTVVGTAMFFLSFTALILIWEKHYVYGPIPHTFEEDWVAKQTKRMLNMKVSPIQGFSAKWDYDKNEWKK